One Malus domestica chromosome 11, GDT2T_hap1 genomic region harbors:
- the LOC103448152 gene encoding probable polygalacturonase At3g15720 — MGAQENTFNVIDYGAVGNGQADDSIAFLKAWGALCVSTTRGIATLVVPKSKTFLLNSVAFQGPCRSSNINFQIQGSIIAPNNIGAWKNKDKWIQFANVPGLMINGGGRIDGNGAGWWKLCGNKKSHCQRPTSLHIHKCDGFLLSRLTFLNSPKNHISINSCNGGRVFGLLISAPKESPNTDGIDISSSTKLTIHNSLIATGDDCIAINSGSSFIKINGVKCGPGHGISIGSLGQNGEHSAVEEIQVSNCSFRGTQNGMRIKTWEGGSGYARKITFEGITFTDIENPIIIDQHYFANPTSVMDINKCVQVSDVTFRNIAGSSGVSQAITLDCGQNCCTNIIMDNVNIRSGVPNKDVYAYCNNAQGTSSFSTPYVPCLSH; from the exons ATGGGAGCGCAAGAAAATACTTTCAATGTGATTGATTATGGTGCTGTTGGGAATGGCCAAGCTGATGATTCAATT GCCTTCCTCAAAGCATGGGGAGCTCTGTGTGTATCAACAACTCGAGGCATCGCTACCCTGGTTGTACCGAAAAGTAAAACATTCTTGTTAAATTCCGTGGCTTTCCAGGGTCCTTGCAGGTCAAGTAACATAAATTTCCAG ATACAAGGAAGTATTATTGCTCCAAATAACATTGGTGCATGGAAAAACAAGGACAAATGGATTCAGTTTGCGAATGTGCCCGGTCTTATGATAAACGGCGGAGGTCGAATAGATGGCAACGGTGCCGGTTGGTGGAAATTATGCGGGAACAAGAAATCACACTGCCAGCGACCAACTAGTCTCCACATCCACAAATGTGATGGTTTCCTGCTGAGTCGCCTCACATTCTTGAACAGCCCCAAGAATCATATAAGCATCAACAGCTGCAATGGTGGCCGGGTTTTCGGACTCTTAATTAGTGCTCCGAAAGAAAGCCCTAACACTGATGGAATTGATATTTCTTCATCCACCAAACTTACCATTCACAATTCTCTTATTGCAACTG GCGATGACTGTATTGCCATCAATAGTGGTTCATCTTTTATCAAGATTAATGGTGTTAAATGTGGACCAGGCCATGGTATTAg TATTGGAAGTCTTGGTCAAAATGGAGAACATAGTGCAGTGGAAGAGATTCAAGTAAGCAATTGCAGTTTCAGAGGCACCCAAAATGGAATGAGAATCAAGACATGGGAA GGCGGCTCAGGATATGCGAGGAAGATCACCTTTGAGGGAATTACATTTACAGACATTGAGAACCCAATCATAATAGACCAGCACTATTTTGCTAATCCTACTTCAGTAATGGACATAAACAAG TGCGTACAAGTGAGCGATGTGACATTCCGTAACATTGCTGGATCTTCCGGTGTTTCGCAAGCAATTACATTGGACTGTGGACAGAATTGCTGCACCAACATTATAATGGATAACGTCAATATAAGATCGGGTGTTCCAAACAAGGATGTTTATGCATACTGCAACAATGCCCAGGGCACCTCTTCCTTCTCCACGCCTTACGTCCCCTGCCTTTCCCATTAG
- the LOC103448151 gene encoding L-ascorbate oxidase, whose translation MGTKTTCRRLIKAPASQMLVVACIFMLLVESSAGSKARHFKWDVEYVFWSPDCIENVVMGINGQFPGPTIRAKAGDTVVIDLTNKLHTEGVVIHWHGIRQFGSPWADGTASISQCVINPGETFTYRFKVDKAGTYFYHGHYGMQRSAGLYGSLVVDVEDGRKEPFHYDGEFNLLLSDWWHESVHHQEVGLSSNPLRWIGEPQTLLINGRGQYNCSLAARYSNSSSSQCQLRGSEHCAPEILHVLPNKIYRLRIASTTALASLNLAIGNHKMVVVEADGNYVTPFAVDDLDIYSGESYSVLITTNQDPSNNYWLSAGVRGREPKTPQGLSVLNYRPNSASKLPASSPPTTPAWNDYAHSKSFSNKILALMGSPKPPKNYDRRITLLNTQNKINGYTKWAINNVSLTLPPTPYLGSIKYGLRHAFQQNSPPESFSNDYDVMKQPVNPNTTTGNGDYILAMNTTVDIILQNANALTANVSEIHPWHLHGHDFWVLGYGEGKFDPKKDEKKLNLKNPPLRNTAVIFPYGWTALRFVADNPGAWAFHCHIEPHLHMGMGVVFAEGIQHLTKIPQEAIACGLTGKMLMTANHN comes from the exons ATGGGGACGAAGACAACATGTAGGAGGCTTATTAAGGCCCCAGCATCCCAAATGTTAGTGGTTGCGTGCATATTTATGTTGCTGGTTGAGTCATCGGCGGGTTCAAAAGCCAGGCACTTCAAATGGGACGTGGAGTATGTGTTTTGGTCACCGGATTGCATCGAAAATGTTGTGATGGGGATCAATGGCCAGTTTCCAGGGCCGACCATCCGAGCCAAAGCTGGAGACACAGTGGTTATTGATCTCACTAACAAACTCCACACCGAGGGAGTTGTTATTCACTGGCATGGAATCAGACAG TTTGGAAGTCCTTGGGCAGATGGAACAGCATCCATCTCACAATGTGTCATCAACCCTGGAGAGACCTTCACTTATAGGTTCAAAGTTGACAAG GCTGGGACATACTTTTACCACGGGCACTACGGAATGCAAAGATCAGCAGGGTTGTACGGGTCTCTGGTTGTGGACGTAGAAGATGGCAGGAAAGAGCCGTTCCACTACGACGGCGAGTTTAACCTTTTACTGAGCGACTGGTGGCATGAAAGCGTTCACCACCAAGAAGTTGGCCTCTCTTCCAACCCTCTCCGTTGGATTGGTGAACCCCAG ACATTGCTGATCAATGGGAGGGGCCAGTACAACTGTTCTCTGGCAGCGCGCTATAGCAATTCTAGTTCAAGCCAGTGCCAATTAAGAGGAAGCGAACATTGCGCACCCGAAATACTCCATGTGCTTCCAAATAAGATCTACAGGCTCAGGATAGCCAGCACCACTGCCCTAGCATCCCTCAACTTGGCCATTGGG AATCACaaaatggtggtggtggaagcTGACGGAAATTATGTGACGCCATTTGCGGTTGATGACTTGGACATCTACTCAGGCGAGAGCTACTCAGTCCTCATAACAACCAACCAAGACCCTTCCAACAACTACTGGCTTTCAGCAGGAGTGAGAGGAAGGGAACCCAAAACCCCGCAGGGTCTTTCAGTCCTAAACTACCGCCCAAACTCCGCTTCAAAGCTCCCCGCTTCGTCACCTCCCACCACACCTGCATGGAATGATTACGCCCACAGCAAGTCCTTCAGCAACAAAATTCTGGCCCTGATGGGCTCCCCAAAGCCTCCCAAGAATTACGACCGTCGGATCACCCTCCTCAACACCCAAAACAAGATCAACGGCTACACCAAGTGGGCCATTAACAATGTCTCCCTAACGTTACCGCCCACTCCTTACTTGGGATCCATTAAGTACGGTTTAAGGCACGCGTTTCAGCAGAATAGCCCGCCGGAGAGCTTCTCCAACGACTACGACGTGATGAAGCAGCCCGTCAACCCTAACACCACCACCGGGAACGGGGATTACATACTGGCCATGAACACAACAGTCGATATCATACTTCAAAACGCGAACGCACTGACCGCTAACGTGAGCGAAATACACCCATGGCACTTGCATGGGCACGACTTTTGGGTATTGGGGTACGGTGAAGGCAAGTTTGACCCCAAGAAAGATGAGAAGAAATTGAACTTGAAGAATCCACCGCTGCGGAATACGGCGGTGATATTTCCTTACGGGTGGACGGCTCTTAGGTTTGTGGCCGACAATCCCGGAGCATGGGCGTTCCATTGTCACATTGAGCCTCATTTGCATATGGGAATGGGAGTCGTCTTTGCGGAAGGCATCCAACACCTCACCAAAATCCCTCAGGAGGCTATTGCATGTGGTCTCACTGGGAAGATGCTTATGACAGCCAACCACAATTAA